In Prunus dulcis chromosome 2, ALMONDv2, whole genome shotgun sequence, a single genomic region encodes these proteins:
- the LOC117619395 gene encoding mavicyanin-like, which translates to MARATDLLAIALIVFPSMVLATEYVVGDDEGWNSGVDYYAWLDGKTFYVGDVLVFNYNAGDHNVIVVDADGYDKCSASPNWGSYDSGNDVITLSSPGDNYYICQWHCDYTDQKLKVTVLQN; encoded by the exons ATGGCACGAGCCACTGATCTTCTTGCGATTGCGCTTATCGTTTTTCCTAGCATGGTTTTGGCAACAGAGTATGTTGTTGGAGATGATGAAGGCTGGAATTCTGGAGTCGATTACTATGCTTGGCTTGATGGCAAAACTTTCTATGTTGGAGATGTGTTAG TTTTCAATTACAATGCAGGTGACCACAATGTGATTGTAGTTGATGCTGACGGGTATGATAAATGCAGTGCATCTCCAAACTGGGGTTCTTATGACAGCGGCAACGACGTGATAACGTTGAGCTCTCCCGGGGACAACTATTACATATGTCAATGGCACTGCGATTACACTGACCAGAAGCTTAAGGTCACTGTCTTACAAAACTAG
- the LOC117619849 gene encoding uncharacterized protein LOC117619849 has product MGDVSQFSVAAFDERTSGQMACSCQDELRYKISQIEKTMGQLLDWSKSITQEFGLPYPGPAITTTTPLPPSAVFEDCNSDHEADDFYPSLPEDWEQTSITVNQEEARSVCLFVSSRECTNTVYEVKFTHRGEVTHEPPVVKQVAKFHEGFCLNAARIFNHSKLYCIGQDGGFIVDTRSWSKCSSIPPIPSSNLLENIVCAYGKVYYFACSSHFSPVTGYSFGRYNFDHKVWEQMTSFPFYDDYDLTMLMTGYAVCYGVILFSLSGLRDESFSVVAFHIGRRDWNRVKIDTSAHCAPLFEGRAMVVNETIYALYGDAKIKAFSFIGEQCDVNGISYSLRQLFVVQGLDIARPLLPWFNEMTHYLVHLGNHDFFYVQTGWCDSHPKVQYLSITTFEIVLGKGGKHMIKTIDSFVHSVDIKGSEWFNLVFCFTPECEDYEPIELL; this is encoded by the exons ATGGGGGATGTATCTCAATTTTCCGTGGCCGCCTTTGATGAGCGTACCTCGGGTCAAATGGCTTGTTCATGCCAAGATGAGCTACGGTACAAGATATCGCAAATCGAGAAAACTATGGGCCAACTGTTGGATTGGTCGAAATCAATAACGCAGGAGTTTGGCTTACCATACCCCGGTCCAGCCATAACTACAACCACTCCGCTTCCACCTTCCGCAGTGTTTGAGGACTGCAATTCTGACCATGAGGCTGATGATTTTTACCCAAG CTTGCCCGAGGATTGGGAGCAAACATCAATAACGGTAAATCAAGAGGAAGCTAGATCTGTATGTTTATTCGTGTCTTCTAGAGAATGCACTAATACAGTCTACGAAGTGAAATTCACACACAGAGGAGAAGTCACTCATGAACCCCCAGTAGTTAAACAAGTTGCCAAGTTCCACGAGGGTTTTTGCCTTAACGCTGCACGGATTTTCAACCATTCCAAATTATACTGCATTGGACAAGATGGTGGATTTATTGTTGACACGAGGAGTTGGTCAAAATGTTCATCTATTCCTCCTATCCCATCCTCTAACTTACTAGAAAATATTGTGTGTGCGTATGGCAAGGTTTATTATTTTGCATGTTCATCACACTTCTCACCAGTTACGGGATACTCCTTTGGGAGATATAATTTTGATCATAAGGTTTGGGAACAAATGacttcttttccattttatgATGATTATGACCTCACTATGCTAATGACTGGTTATGCTGTTTGTTATGgagttattttgttttcattgtcTGGCTTGAGGGACGAGAGTTTTAGTGTCGTTGCTTTTCACATAGGTAGAAGGGATTGGAATCGAGTGAAAATTGACACTTCTGCTCATTGTGCTCCTCTTTTCGAAGGGAGGGCCATGGTTGTAAACGAGACTATATATGCCTTATATGGGGATGCAAAGATTAAAGCATTCTCCTTTATAGGGGAACAATGTGATGTTAATGGTATTTCATATTCCCTAAGGCAACTATTTGTAGTGCAAGGCCTTGATATTGCGCGTCCGTTGCTGCCATGGTTTAACGAAATGACACACTATTTGGTTCATTTGGGAAACCATGACTTTTTCTATGTCCAGACTGGCTGGTGCGATTCACATCCCAAGGTTCAATATCTTAGTATCACCACGTTTGAAATTGTTCTTGGAAAAGGAGGAAAACATATGATCAAGACCATAGATTCATTTGTTCATTCTGTGGATATCAAGGGCTCTGAATGGTTCAATCTTGTTTTTTGCTTCACACC TGAGTGCGAGGATTATGAACCCATTGAACTATTATGA
- the LOC117619394 gene encoding cucumber peeling cupredoxin-like, whose protein sequence is MANPTVIVILIAITATAAAAAAPPATQYTNHTVGGPTGWFFNATTNSSFANYSSWAASQTFNLGDYLIFNTSTNQTVIETYNETAYRGCTADDDSFEYGGGSNAFGEAQTIAVPLTLEGPAYYFSGAGDGEQCQQGMAFAIQVNKGLGLPPILNQPPPPPYSEPPSASTQSPPMTVAGDQTPGNGGMRSGANMREGLFGLLALLLLLRL, encoded by the exons ATGGCGAATCCGACGGTCATTGTTATTCTCATCGCCATCACCGCCACAGCCGCCGCAGCAGCTGCACCTCCGGCTACCCAATACACAAACCACACCGTCGGTGGGCCCACCGGCTGGTTCTTCAACGCCACCACCAACTCTTCCTTCGCCAATTACTCCTCTTGGGCCGCCTCCCAGACCTTCAATCTCGGCGATTACCTCA TCTTCAACACAAGCACAAACCAGACGGTGATTGAAACCTACAACGAAACGGCATACCGTGGCTGCACGGCGGACGACGACTCGTTCGAGTACGGCGGCGGCAGCAATGCGTTCGGGGAGGCCCAGACCATCGCGGTACCGTTGACCCTCGAGGGTCCCGCCTACTACTTCTCCGGAGCCGGCGATGGCGAGCAGTGCCAGCAGGGCATGGCCTTCGCGATCCAAGTCAACAAGGGGCTCGGGTTGCCGCCGATCCTCAACCAACCTCCGCCTCCGCCGTACAGTGAGCCTCCGAGTGCTTCGACTCAGTCGCCGCCTATGACCGTCGCCGGAGATCAGACGCCGGGGAATGGAGGAATGAGAAGCGGTGCTAACATGCGCGAGGGGTTATTTGGGCTTCTTGCTTTGCTGCTGCTTCTTAGGCTGTGA